The Salvelinus sp. IW2-2015 linkage group LG8, ASM291031v2, whole genome shotgun sequence genome window below encodes:
- the LOC111968121 gene encoding B-lymphocyte antigen CD20-like gives MIMSMSMASDISPAGGERGPHTTMVGGSKPLHRFIRGEPKSTGIVMMFMGSSLFILGIPMRLDTLMSSAETFTPFWLGILFIISGLLYVLTEKNPSKQLVTASLALSIISMLGVTVAFFEFLKGILHIRQSHDYYDHYHYDYNATESGRVVVPWRKQHMYQLISLEAVFMYQSLVGMVLLIVMTSFARVALRSSKTQAIVVMQDLPSPD, from the exons ATGATCATGTCGATGAGCATGGCGTCCGACATCAGTCCagcagggggagaaagagggccACATACCACTATGGTGGGAGGAAGTAAACCACTGCACCGCTTCATCAGAGGCGAGCCAAAGAGTACTGGG ATTGTAATGATGTTCATGGGATCATCACTCTTCATCTTGGGGATTCCCATGAGGCTGGATACACTGATGTCCTCTGCTGAGACTTTCACCCCTTTTTGGCTAGGAATCCTG TTCATCATCTCTGGGTTGTTATATGTGCTCACAGAGAAGAATCCTTCAAAACAACTG GTGACAGCAAGCCTGGCCCTTAGTATCATCTCTATGTTGGGGGTCACAGTGGCTTTCTTTGAATTCCTTAAAGGCATCCTGCACATTCGGCAATCACATGACTACTATGATCATTACCACTATGACTACAACGCCACAGAATCTGGCAGAGTTGTAGTCCCCTGGCGTAAACAACATATG TACCAGTTGATCAGCCTTGAGGCTGTATTTATGTACCAGAGCTTAGTAGGCATGGTGCTCCTAATTGTGATGACATCATTTGCCAGGGTTGCCCTGCGTTCCAGCAAGACACAG GCAATTGTGGTAATGCAAGATCTACCATCACCAGACTGA